A single genomic interval of Arthrobacter sp. NicSoilB8 harbors:
- the miaB gene encoding tRNA (N6-isopentenyl adenosine(37)-C2)-methylthiotransferase MiaB, whose protein sequence is MRTFGCQMNVHDSERMAGMLEAAGYVPSAGEVADVVVFNTCAVRENADNKLYGNLGILAPVKAANPGMQIAVGGCLAQKDRETILKKAPWVDAVFGTHNVGALPALLDRARHNNEAQLEILESLDVFPSTLPTKRDSVYSGWVSISVGCNNTCTFCIVPALRGKEKDRRPGEILAEIQALVDDGAIEVTLLGQNVNSYGVEFGDRQAFSKLLRACGQIPGLERVRFTSPHPAAFTDDVIDAMAETPNVMPQLHMPLQSGSDKVLKDMKRSYRSTKFLGILDKVREKIPHAAISTDIIVGFPGETKEDFQATLDVVEKSRFATAFTFQYSKRPGTPAADLPDQLPKAVVQERFERLTALQDRIAAEENARQLGRRVEVMVTARSGRKAEETHRLSGRSQDQRLVHFSVPAGAEVPRPGDLVTVTITEAAAFHLVADPASAEDYSLRRSRAGDAWDRSQADSCGSGPAGKTSASGKAGVSLGMPSLPVRGR, encoded by the coding sequence GTGCGCACCTTCGGCTGCCAAATGAACGTGCACGATTCCGAGCGGATGGCCGGCATGCTTGAGGCCGCCGGCTATGTTCCGTCCGCCGGCGAAGTGGCGGACGTCGTGGTCTTCAACACCTGCGCGGTCCGGGAGAATGCCGACAACAAGCTTTATGGCAACCTCGGGATCCTGGCCCCGGTCAAGGCAGCCAACCCCGGCATGCAGATTGCCGTCGGCGGTTGCCTCGCGCAAAAGGACCGGGAGACCATCCTCAAGAAAGCGCCGTGGGTGGATGCGGTGTTCGGCACCCACAACGTCGGTGCCCTGCCGGCCCTGCTGGACCGGGCCCGCCACAACAACGAGGCCCAGCTGGAAATCCTCGAGTCCCTCGATGTCTTCCCCTCGACGCTTCCGACCAAGCGCGACTCCGTGTACTCGGGCTGGGTGTCCATCTCGGTCGGCTGCAACAACACGTGCACTTTCTGCATCGTCCCGGCCCTGCGCGGCAAGGAAAAGGACCGCCGCCCCGGCGAAATCCTGGCCGAAATCCAGGCCCTCGTGGACGACGGCGCCATCGAAGTGACCCTGCTGGGGCAGAACGTGAATTCCTACGGCGTCGAGTTCGGCGACCGGCAGGCGTTCTCGAAGCTCCTGCGCGCATGCGGGCAAATCCCGGGCCTGGAGCGCGTCCGATTCACCAGCCCGCACCCGGCAGCTTTCACCGACGACGTCATCGACGCCATGGCCGAGACCCCCAACGTCATGCCGCAGCTGCACATGCCGCTGCAGTCCGGCTCGGACAAGGTCCTGAAGGACATGAAGCGCTCCTACCGCTCCACCAAGTTCCTTGGCATCCTGGACAAGGTACGGGAGAAGATTCCGCACGCGGCGATCTCCACCGACATCATTGTCGGGTTCCCCGGCGAGACCAAGGAAGACTTCCAGGCCACGCTCGACGTCGTTGAGAAGTCCCGGTTCGCCACCGCCTTCACCTTCCAGTACTCCAAGCGGCCCGGCACCCCGGCTGCGGACCTGCCGGACCAGCTCCCCAAAGCCGTGGTCCAGGAGCGCTTTGAGCGCCTCACGGCCCTCCAGGACCGGATTGCGGCGGAGGAAAACGCCCGCCAGTTGGGCCGCCGCGTCGAGGTCATGGTGACTGCCCGGTCGGGCCGCAAAGCCGAGGAAACCCATCGCCTCTCCGGCCGGTCCCAGGATCAGCGCCTGGTGCACTTCTCCGTACCCGCCGGCGCCGAAGTTCCCCGTCCCGGCGATCTCGTGACTGTCACCATCACGGAGGCCGCTGCGTTCCACCTCGTCGCCGACCCCGCATCCGCGGAAGACTACAGCCTGCGCCGGTCCCGCGCCGGCGACGCCTGGGACCGTTCCCAGGCAGACTCGTGCGGTTCTGGCCCGGCAGGCAAGACCAGTGCGTCGGGCAAGGCAGGTGTGTCGCTGGGCATGCCCAGCCTCCCGGTCCGCGGCCGCTAG